In Delphinus delphis chromosome 11, mDelDel1.2, whole genome shotgun sequence, one genomic interval encodes:
- the ART4 gene encoding ecto-ADP-ribosyltransferase 4 has translation MKLQGRRSALNTNKYCPLTNRCRRSLLPNTAAPEVRIWLLRGQLPLLLLCSSLQRPTVAVKIDFDLAPGSFDDQYQGCSQQVMEDLIQGDYFTKELESRRNYHRVWQRAHLDWLTQGKALPENMTVTHAVAILVYSSNGSVRSDFSRAMASAAGSPQQYKRSFHFKYLHYYLTTAIQLLRKEIVTRNDSLCYEVHHEVKGVYLEAPMGATIRFGQFLSTSFLREEAQKFGDQTLFTILTCLGAPVQDFSLKKEVLVPPYELFEVVNTSYHPRGNWLQLQSTGTQSAYNCQLLKASSKKCIPIPVVIASLSFLTCVIISSKSRA, from the exons ATGAAGCTGCAGGGGCGAAGAAGTGCTTTGAACACCAACAAATACTGCCCTTTGACCAACAGATGCAGGAGGAGTCTTCTTCCAAATACTGCAGCCCCTGAGGTGAGAATCTGGCTCCTAAGAGGGCAACTTCCTCTCCTGCTGCTGTGCTCAAGTCTGCAGAGACCCACG gTCGCAGTTAAAATTGACTTTGACTTGGCACCCGGTTCCTTTGATGATCAGTACCAAGGCTGCAGCCAACAAGTCATGGAGGACCTGATTCAAGGGGATTATTTTACGAAAGAACTAGAATCTCGTAGGAATTACCACAGGGTCTGGCAACGTGCACACTTAGACTGGTTGACACAAGGAAAAGCTCTCCCTGAGAACATGACTGTTACACATGCTGTGGCCATCTTGGTTTATTCGTCGAACGGCAGTGTTCGTTCAGACTTCTCCAGAGCCATGGCCAGTGCTGCTGGGTCTCCCCAGCAATATAAACGTTCATTCCATTTCAAATATCTACACTACTACCTGACCACGGCAATCCAGCTGCTGAGGAAAGAGATTGTCACAAGGAATGACTCTCTGTGTTATGAGGTGCACCATGAGGTGAAGGGCGTTTACTTGGAAGCCCCCATGGGTGCCACCATTCGCTTTGGCCAATTCCTCTCCACCTCTTTCCTGAGAGAAGAGGCACAGAAGTTTGGGGACCAAACTCTATTTACCATATTGACCTGCCTGGGGGCACCTGTACAAGACTTCTCTCTCAAAAAGGAGGTCCTGGTCCCTCCGTATGAGCTGTTTGAAGTTGTAAATACGAGCTACCACCCAAGAGGAAATTGGTTGCAACTGCAGTCAACTGGGACCCAGAGTGCGTATAACTGTCAGCTGCTAAAAG